The DNA window TTTGCAAACATCGGCGTCCTTCCGCTTCCCTGCCCTCCTGCAGGAGCTTAAAGCCGGTCTTTCGATACTTCTTTGATAAAATCCGCATGGCCTGCCTGCGGGGAATCCAGTCAGCCCCACCGTATTCAAAATAAAACCGCTCCGGCACCTTCAGATTGTCCAGATGAACCTTCCCTTTCCCGTCTTGTCGGCTCAAACTCTCTGTCTGTATGCGCCGAATCACAAATGTTTGCGGGACAAACAAAAACGGGGTTCGAGTGGATAACCGCAGGAAAAAGTCCTGGTCCTCCGCCAGCTCCAGCGTCTCATCAAAAAAGAACCCATCCAGCAGTTCCCGGCGAATTAGACTGGCCTGGCAATACACAAAAAAACGGGAAAACAAAGGCCCCACAATCCAGCCGGTACAGGCATATTTGTCATTCATTCGCTCCTGACGGCTGCCGTCCGGATGCTCCATCGTCACGGAAGCATATCCAACTCCATATTCCCGTGCCCTTTCCAGCGACGAAACCATCGTTTCCAGATAGTCCGGCATGTACAAATCATCCGAATCCAGAAAAGCAATATATTCCCCCTCTGCCTTTCGTAAGCCCAGATTCCTTGCCGAAGAAACGCCGCCGTTTTCCTTCCAAAAATAGCGTATTCGACCGTCCTTTATAGAAGAAATCTCCTGGGCCGTTCCATCTGTCGAGCCGTCATCAATCACCAGAATTTCAAAGTCCCGGAAAGTTTGACGACAGACACTCTCAACGGCCTCCCGCAGGAGCATTCTGCGGTTATACGCAGGAATGATAACACTAACCTTCGGCATTTTTTCGATATCCTCCCAAACAATTCTATGATATATTTAAGATTTGGAAGAAACAACAGTTAAGTACACGAACATGACGAATACGCCGTTGGAAATTGCGATTACAGACCCGAAAACCGGGCATACAGCCGTCGTCCGGTGCACGGCCCTTTTGCGCCGCTTGAGCGGTGTGCGCTATACGTATGAAGGTTTCTGGGAGACTCGGCCGGTCATTGTCAAAATCTTTACCAGCCCCCTGCGAGGTTTCCTTCATTTCCGACGCGAAACACAAGGACTCTCTCGGCTGGCCGAACGCGGCATCCCCAGCCCCGCTCTGCTGCATTCCGGAAAAGACCCCGCCGGCCGATGGACCCTGGTTCTCGAGAAAATCACACCGGCGAAGGATTTGGCCAACCTGCTCGAAAAAACAGAGGACCCGCAGCAGAAAGCCGAGCTCTGCCTGAAATGGCTCGATTTTATCGCCTTAATGCATCAAAAAGGTGTCCTTCAAAAAGACCTCCATCCGGGCAACTTTCTCTGGGACGGCAGCCGCCTTTATGCCCTGGACCCCGGCACAATCCGTTTCCGCCGCTCTCCTATCTCCGCTGAGCAGGGCCTTCGACAGCTGGCCGGCATGCTCTGCACAATCCCCCCTGCTGTCCGGGAAAATCCCCAGCCGCTGCTGGAACACTATGGCCGAATCCGGGGTTGGAAACCGACGGACGAAATGCTCGCCCGGTTCGAAAAGTACATCGCTCAGCGACAGCGGCGGCTCCTTCGCCAAACCCTTAAAAAAACTTTGCGCAACAGCAAACGGTATTTCTCCCTGCAGGAAGGCTCGGTCCGGGGCATGTTTACCCGTCAGGATTGGACGGAGGAAACCGCCCGGCAGTTCATCCGACAAATCGACTCGCTAATGGAGGCCGGGCAGATTCTCAAACGCGGCAATACCTGCTTTGTCAGCCGTGTGCAGTTCGGCTCGCTGGACATTGCCGTCAAACGCTACAACTACAAGGGCTTCTGGCACTCGCTGCGGCATACCCTCAAGGGCTCCCGCGCCCGAAAATGCTGGCTGGCCGCTCACCAACTGCTGCACTGCGGCATCCCCACCCCGCGCCCTTTGGCTTGTATCATACAAAGACAAAAGGGATTGCTCCTGCAATCTTATTTTCTATCAGAGTTTCTTTCAGGCAGCAATCTGGATGAATTCCTCAAATCCTCGGCCGCTTCCCAAGAAAAAGAAAAAATTCTAAATCGGACAAAAAAGATTATTTTCTCTTTGGCTGACAACAGTCTGGCCCATTATGATCTGAAACTGAGCAATATTCGCATCTCCAATGGTCAGCCGGTTCTGATTGATCTGGATGCACTTCGCCCGCAACTGCTTTGGCGGAAGAAAGGCAGCATCCAAAAAAAAATGGAAGCGGCCTTTGGCAAACGACTGGAACAATTCATCCACGCAGCGCATTGAAAACAATGCGGCAGAAGCGTTCACCAATAACATGCTGATCATATTGCTTCACATAATCCTTTGCCTTTCGCCCTAAATCCTTCCGAAGCTGCTCGTCATGAATCAGTTGATGAACGTATTGACACCACTGTTCGAGAGTCGAAGCGGAAAATCCGGCCCCGCTTTCCTCAATGAAGTCACGATTAACTCCTACCGGCGAAGCAATCACAGGCAGCCCAGCCGCAAAATACTGAAGAATCTTAAAACCGCATTTCCCCCGCGTGAAACGATTATCCGGCAGCGGAGCCAGCCCGATGTCACACTCCTGAAGCCGTTGGGTCTGCGTATCCAAAGTCCACACAACCCATTCTACCGGCAAATGCTGTAAGCCCAAAAACCGGTCTGCAATAATTCTCAGAACGGCAGAAGGGTTTCCCTGCCCAATTGTCTCCAGAGCCGGTTTTATCTCTTCCAAATAGTGAAGCGTGCTGCGGCTGCCGATCCAGACCAGGCGGATTTTTCCATCTTGCGGTTTCTTAATTTGCGACGCATAAGCCCTCCCATCCAGACCGGTAGGGAGAATATGAACATTTTTGCAAAAAGATCTTGCATGCTCCGCCAGATAAGAATTGCCGGCAATCACACAGTCCGCCATCTTCACCGTTCGCCGAAATCGACGAAAATGGCTGGTCCAATTCCTGTCGGGTTGTCCAGGATTATACATTACCGCATCATCAAAATCATATAGAATGCACCGCGCGGTCTTTCGCAGAATCCGAGCATCGAGCATATTAAGCGTCTTTTTATGAATCAGGACTGCATCAAACCGCCCGGCCTCCCGAAACAGCCGCCAACGCTGCCGATAGGATGCAGGAATCCGCTCAACCCGACAAGTCACGCCGCAGCCAGCCAGCCGCTCCAGATACACCCCAATCCGCTCCCGATAACTGGCCCGCTCCGGATTGTTCGATAGAACGAGAAGCTTCACATTCAATACTCTGTCCTCACAGGAAGTGTGATTATCCAATAGATACCGGGTTGCCGTCAACCGGCTCGTTCTTGAAGATTGTTAATCCTCGCTCATAATCAAAAAAGACACCTATTTTGTTCAAATAATCCGCAACAGAAGGATGATTATAAATCTCCCTTTGAGTCTTCTCATCGAGCTCTTTCTTCCATCTCTGGTCAAAATACAGCTCGCCGTCCTGCGGCGGCTTCAGATAGTCTTTCTTTACACTGCCGTGATGAGAAAAATTCCAGTACTCCTTCTGCAACGGCTCATGTTCATATCCCAGCCATCCCATCAACTCTCCCAGCACTTCATCCGCTTTCATTACCAAATCATGATAGGTAACAAGCCGGAAATCCAGCCGGTTTCGTTCAAGAAAGTCCGTAATCTGCTGATTTTGATAAAGCCAATGCCAAAAGCAGGCCCGGCTTTCTCCTCCGGTCAATATCTCCCAGGCATGCCTCCAGCATCGCCGTGCTGTTTTCAGCCGACGTCGGAATTTGTCCCCCGGTTCAAAACTGAGCTTCCATCGGCGAACCAGAGCCCGCGGGTCCCGAATCAAATGAATATACTTCATCGTATATCCGGGCATCCCCGAAAACCGACTCGCCCACTGAACCTTTTTGGAATTATCAACCACCGTGGAAACCAAAGGATAGGAACGGGACAGATTGTCAAAAATGATGTCATAAAATTTTTCGGCCGGGCGGCCTCGAATCCCTGCAAGTACCGGACAGAGTTCCTCCGAAGCACACATGGAACACACTCGATGCCTTGTATCTTTCCGACGAAAATGATGCAGCTCTCCAACAGACCTGCATCGGCTGTGAGACCCCAGCTGCAAAGCCAGAAGATGCGAGCCCGCATAGTTGGTAGACAAGATATAAACAATCTGTCTTTGAACCGTCATTCGCTTTTTTAGCTCCTTGTTTTTTTCAAAGGCCTAAACAAATCTGCTCAGGCTGGAAAACATTCTATTCGCTCAAAGAATGACTTTCCAGGGAGCATTGTAATCGCCCGTCCTGATCAAGTCCATCAAATGCTGGGCCATCCTGGTACAGTTGAATTCCCGGTGAGCGTGTTCCATTCCTGCACGCGCAATCCGCTCCCGCTCCTCTTCATGAGCCAAATACCACTCCGCCAGCTCAAAGAACTCCTCCGCCGTATCAAAATACCGCAGATGTTTTCCATCCTGAAAAAGAAGGTCGGAATCCGGCACTCGTTTGGCCAGCGTGAACGTCCCGCAGGAAATGCAATTTACCAGCCGGTCCGAATGATAGAGAGGTATATCATCAACAACATTAATACTCAGGGCAACCTTGGCAGCACTAACAGCCTGGAAGACCTCAATGCCATCCAGGGTAGGAAACCCAAAGCACCCGTACAAACGAACCCCTTTCCTGTTTCTCAGACGTTCCAGCAAAAGCTGTCTTTCCTTATCCGTTTCGGCCAAAAACCGGTTGTGGCCTTCTGAACCTGTAAAAATAATATCAGACTTCCATTTCTCCTCTACATTGGGATAGGGCCTCTGGATATCGGGATCGCAGGGACAAGGAAGAAAAGCACATCGCGGAACACCTTCCTTTTTAAATCTTTGCATCCACAAACCGGCATTTGTTACAATTGCCAGGTCCAGCATTTTGAGGATTTCAAACCATCTCGGTGGGGAATCAGAAGGATAAATGTCTGTATCCCGTCCAACTAAAAAAGCGTAGGGAGCTGCCTTTCGAATCTCATGAATCATCTCTATATTAAAGTATTTCATGACACACAGGATCAGGATATCCGGATGATATCGTCGAATCTGCTCCAGCATAACCTCAAAGGCCTTCGCTTTTTCTGATCGTTGTTTCAGAATAGGTATCGGCCACATACACTTCTGTTCTGCAATATCCCAGAAGCTAAACGGCTGGACATCGTGTCCGAGACGGAGCAGTCCCTTAACCCATCGACGCCGTTCGAGCCGAATGGACTTGGGAGAATCATTTTTAAAATCTGCAACTAAGAAAATCCGTTTGCTGTCATTCAACATCCTGATTTCCCTTTAAAGAACATATTTCCAGGGAGCAGAATAACTGCCTGTCTCAACCAAATCGAGCACCCGCTGGGCCATCAACGTGCAATTCATCTGACTATGGGCCTTCTCCATACCTGCCTGCGAGATAGCGCGTCGTTCGCTTTCATGCTGAAGGTACCAGGCCGCTAAATCAAAAAACTCATCCGCGCTATGAAAATACCTCATTTCGCGCCGATCCTCAAAAAGCAGGTTCGAATCAGGAACCCACTTGGCCAGCGTAAAAGCCCCGCAGGCAAGACAGTTAGTAAAACGATCAGAGTGATAAAGCCGCTGAGTATTATCGGCATTGATGCTTAAGGCAATTTTGGTGTTCGAAATCACCCGAAAAGCATCAAGACCTTCTATGCGTCCATGCCCCAGCCCGCCGCCATACACACGTGCAGAGGACATCTGGGACAACCGTTTCAAGATGGCGGTTCGTTCCGGATCCGTGGTATGTATCGGATGTTCCGAACGGCCGATGAAAAGAATATCGGTCTGTAAATGCGGGTCGGTTTCATAAGGATGCTGAATATCGGGATCACAGGGACACGGCATAAAGGCACAGACTGGCACGCCGGCTTTTTTATAGTCCTGAAGCCACGAACCTGCATTCGTCGCAAGGACAATATCCATTTTGCGGGCGATTCGCATTCGTTCCTTATTTTGTGCCGGATTCCAATCATTATCTCGTCCAAGAAAGACCGTATGTTTCAGCGCATTTCTCAAAAAATCCAAACACTCCGGGCTGATATCCCTCATATTGAGAATCAACACCATCTGGGGCCGATAGGATTCGGCAATCTGAATCAGAGATTCTTCTGTTTTCCTTCTCCCAAACAGAAGAGCATATTTTCTTTTATGAAAAGGAGTAAAATGATGAATGATATTTCGATAACTGAAACTCTGAACATCACAGCCGGCCCGTACGAAACCCTTAATCCAATGCCTCCTCTCTATCCGAAGAGATTCGGGCAAATGCAGCTTAAAATCA is part of the Anaerohalosphaeraceae bacterium genome and encodes:
- a CDS encoding glycosyltransferase, whose translation is MLERLRNRKGVRLYGCFGFPTLDGIEVFQAVSAAKVALSINVVDDIPLYHSDRLVNCISCGTFTLAKRVPDSDLLFQDGKHLRYFDTAEEFFELAEWYLAHEEERERIARAGMEHAHREFNCTRMAQHLMDLIRTGDYNAPWKVIL
- a CDS encoding glycosyltransferase, giving the protein MRNALKHTVFLGRDNDWNPAQNKERMRIARKMDIVLATNAGSWLQDYKKAGVPVCAFMPCPCDPDIQHPYETDPHLQTDILFIGRSEHPIHTTDPERTAILKRLSQMSSARVYGGGLGHGRIEGLDAFRVISNTKIALSINADNTQRLYHSDRFTNCLACGAFTLAKWVPDSNLLFEDRREMRYFHSADEFFDLAAWYLQHESERRAISQAGMEKAHSQMNCTLMAQRVLDLVETGSYSAPWKYVL
- a CDS encoding glycosyltransferase family A protein, encoding MPKVSVIIPAYNRRMLLREAVESVCRQTFRDFEILVIDDGSTDGTAQEISSIKDGRIRYFWKENGGVSSARNLGLRKAEGEYIAFLDSDDLYMPDYLETMVSSLERAREYGVGYASVTMEHPDGSRQERMNDKYACTGWIVGPLFSRFFVYCQASLIRRELLDGFFFDETLELAEDQDFFLRLSTRTPFLFVPQTFVIRRIQTESLSRQDGKGKVHLDNLKVPERFYFEYGGADWIPRRQAMRILSKKYRKTGFKLLQEGREAEGRRCLQKALQYNKWSFLSVMLGRLRFSRFLAGLF
- a CDS encoding lipopolysaccharide kinase InaA family protein, translating into MTNTPLEIAITDPKTGHTAVVRCTALLRRLSGVRYTYEGFWETRPVIVKIFTSPLRGFLHFRRETQGLSRLAERGIPSPALLHSGKDPAGRWTLVLEKITPAKDLANLLEKTEDPQQKAELCLKWLDFIALMHQKGVLQKDLHPGNFLWDGSRLYALDPGTIRFRRSPISAEQGLRQLAGMLCTIPPAVRENPQPLLEHYGRIRGWKPTDEMLARFEKYIAQRQRRLLRQTLKKTLRNSKRYFSLQEGSVRGMFTRQDWTEETARQFIRQIDSLMEAGQILKRGNTCFVSRVQFGSLDIAVKRYNYKGFWHSLRHTLKGSRARKCWLAAHQLLHCGIPTPRPLACIIQRQKGLLLQSYFLSEFLSGSNLDEFLKSSAASQEKEKILNRTKKIIFSLADNSLAHYDLKLSNIRISNGQPVLIDLDALRPQLLWRKKGSIQKKMEAAFGKRLEQFIHAAH
- a CDS encoding glycosyltransferase encodes the protein MKLLVLSNNPERASYRERIGVYLERLAGCGVTCRVERIPASYRQRWRLFREAGRFDAVLIHKKTLNMLDARILRKTARCILYDFDDAVMYNPGQPDRNWTSHFRRFRRTVKMADCVIAGNSYLAEHARSFCKNVHILPTGLDGRAYASQIKKPQDGKIRLVWIGSRSTLHYLEEIKPALETIGQGNPSAVLRIIADRFLGLQHLPVEWVVWTLDTQTQRLQECDIGLAPLPDNRFTRGKCGFKILQYFAAGLPVIASPVGVNRDFIEESGAGFSASTLEQWCQYVHQLIHDEQLRKDLGRKAKDYVKQYDQHVIGERFCRIVFNALRG